In Rutidosis leptorrhynchoides isolate AG116_Rl617_1_P2 chromosome 6, CSIRO_AGI_Rlap_v1, whole genome shotgun sequence, the DNA window GCAGATGTGCTCAGTAAGTTAGCGGCCTTAACGTTCAGCCATTTCAAGAAATAAATTTGGGTCGATGAAGTGAAAGTTAAATCCATTAATACAGATGGTGTATCCGCCGCAGTTGAAGAAGATGAGCCAAGTTGGATGACACCGATAGTGGAATTCTTGAACACTGGTACATTGCCAATAGATTCAACAGAGATAAGAAAGATTAAAATGAAAGCACCGATGTATTTGCTAGACAAAGGCATTCTATACAGAAAGTCATTTTTGGGACCTCATTTGCGGTGTCTTAATCCAACTCAAGCAGAGTCAATCATACGGGAAGTGCATGAGGGAATGTGCGCTTTGCACCCAGGGCACAAAACAGTTGCGTCTAAAATAATGTGGCTCGAATACTATTGGCCGTCAATGTACAGAGATGTCATGGAGGTAAGACGCAAATGTCAGTCGTGTCAGCTGCACGCACCGGTAAGCAAAGCTCTGCGACACCCAATGATACCAGTCGCATCTCCATGGCCATTCTGTAAATGGGCAATTGATATAGTGGGGCCATTCCCTACAAGACCAGGAGGGGTAAAGTTTTTGGTCGTGgacattgattattttacaaagtggTAGAATCCAAACCACTGAAAACAATTTCAGGTAAACAAatccgaaattttgtatgggaaaatatcgtctgtcggtttggaataccaaatgaaatagtaagTGACAATGGTACACAATTTGAAGGTAACCTATTCAGCGATTGGTGCCAAGAACTTAATATAAAACAAACATTTACATCAGTCGCGCACCCTCAGGCAAATGGCCAATGTGAAGTAACAAATAGAGATATCGTGCTAGGTATGAAAGCAAGACTTGGGTTGTGTCGAAGCGGTTGGATAGATGAGCTACCAAACGTGTTGTGGGCACACTGCACAACCCCAAAGGGTGCAACCAATGAAACACCTTTCAGTTTGGTGTACGAGTCCGAGGCAGTAATACCTGTGGAAATAAATGTGCCAACCATGCGCATATTAtccttcgatgaaagtagcaaCAGCGAAGAACTATGTGAAAATCTAAATTTAGTTGAAGAGCGCAGGGAAATGGCGGccataaaagaagcaatcaacaagcAAAGAATAGAAAGCTACTATAATAAATGCgtacaaccattatctttccaGCTGGATGATTTGGTGTGGCGAAAGAATGAAGCAAGCAGAGCGGAGGATACGGGTAAGCTTGGACCAAAATGGGAAGGATCatatatgtgatgccccgtacaaaatcagtgtgtacggatcatcaacaacaggtctattacacggtataatactatatgttgttttaaaacaagttttgcattcatgaaaaggtaacgtttttaccaacgtcaaatgttttacaaaggcaacatgcttctacgaatagaaagcaataacAAAAGTACGTGACACTAAGATCATTACAAAACCATGGCTCAAAAATAACATAAATAGTGAATGCAAAAATAAaagtccatgcttgagacatctctaacaatgcagtggaagtctaacacagcgagtgtataacagcggaagcaatttcatccaagcacctgagaaataacatgcttaaaacgtcaacacgaatgttggtgagctatagttttgttgtaaacaataatgtaatgtagaccacgagatttcgtattcaaaacagtatgaaaaagtatatgcttaaccgtgggcacttggtaactaacttaacgtaaaataatatatcacccctaaaagtacacttggcgagtgcgttaaaatagaTGAAGtaataaacacccgttaaatgctagcacgactagcccgagtcggTATGTCAaaatctatggatccatatctaagatttgcgttaaCCGATTCATAAacaaatgactaaacgttaccgagctaaggggaaagattgtgctgttatatcacccacacatatataaagtttaagtactcgtgtatagtaagtaaaacataaaaagcgcatgtattctcagtcccataaATAGTTAAAgttaaaagggagctataactcacagtgaatgtacggtaaagtcgatatgaaaacgtaagcaagtagtaagtcggtccaaacaagtaagttggtagatccaaaaggtcctcaacctaagtcaaaggggtactaagtcaataaatcgtcccataaagtttaaaagtatgtaggtaaagtcctaaacatcatcattattgaaatgacccgtcctaatccatctgaatgaagtccatatcgattataaacgattcacaatagtagattacatcgcgaggtacttgacctctatatgatacattttacaaacattgcattcgttttctttttaaaagacaaactttcatttcatcgaaagttgacaggcatgtatctcatttcataatatatcaaactatcaacgacttaataataatcttgatgaactcaatgactcgaatgcaacgtcttttgaaatatgccatgaatgactccaaataatatctctagaatgagctaatgcacagcggaagatttctttcatacctgagaataaacatgctttcaagtgtcaaccaaaaggttggtgagttcataggtttatcataaaataataaaattcatcattttgatagaccacaagatttaaatgctgcatggtacaaatgggcccgaatcctaaacccaactgtaatgtacatgcgatatctttcaaatacagtacacttttctcgtgtacgaaaccattttcataaatcttagtaaccgtacacatatctcgtgtacaaaatatcatacacaaaacctgtgtataaaatcattctctcgatacataacattcacttttctttcatagcttggcttggtaaccgaccttaacatataatgcgcataataatatccccaaaacaaaacatctcatctgtataataatcatataaacttcgaagtactaaacactacaCCCACTAGCCCTtgcgtctagtgaacattctgagtgggggtgttaaacccggtagctacctttaggattcgcgtcaattaggcgtgcactaattctcaaaattagtgatgttccctaattcttaggttaccaagcaataataatcagaggaaaaatattcatatcaattgtggcaattatcacgtccacataattcaatggtggcaattatcacgtccacataattcattcgagaaatgttttacttgtgtctatctcatcaaacatttagaagagcatttcatgtattcgcagttcaaaatgtatttcaaaagtatttaataaagcagttgtaaaagtagcacatgtattctcagtcccaaaaaagtaaagagtaaaagggaatcaaatgaactcactatactgtattttgtagtaaaaatacatatgacgacattaaataaGTGTAGAGTTTGCCTCggatcacgaacctatatcaagtatatatattaacttattgtgatattaatcaactaagtttatatatatatatatatatattttttataatatatatagattaatatctttatatatagttatattaatccttattatttgttataatacttatatgatatatattttaataaatgtgatattaatataaataatattttgttAGTTAAcatatttaaaatctaatattattatacttatgatatatgtaataaatatatatttttatacatatatcttttgtttgtaaaaataacaattctaataataatgagataataataataataataataataataataataataataataataataataataataataataataataataataataataataataataataataataataataataataataataataataataataataataataataataaaaataataataataaaaataataaaaataataataccttTAGAATAATGAGCTTTCAAAAATAAAAGCCagagctcgggctcgaacccgcgacctattGTTCCCTTAACCCACTCTCAAACCATCCCTCTGTTTGTTTATTTCTGATTTAATTCATACATTAAATCTATATAACCCTTATGTGACTGTCTTCTTCTTTTTCCTCAACTAAACTAATCTATTTTTATCATCATCTATCatcttatcattatcataatcaaaatcataatcataaacattCGGCATCGTCGTCATCATCACTACCATACACCGAATATCATCATCTCTATTATCACTAACATCATAACGATCACGTCATcataatcacataaaatcataatcaaccTCTATCTTAACTTTATCATCGATACCATTCGAACTTGTTTATCATTAACTATTTATCGTCATCTTTATTGATCCTAAACACCATCATAACCATCATCAACGTCTACATCATTATCAAAACATTATTCTTTGTGTCATTAACACTTCacgatcattatcatcattcaaTCATGTGACACCATTAGCATCTATATCTTCACTGATCGTGTACTTTTTAATATAGGTTTCACGTtggattacattttattttataccGGAACAACCAAAAAGGAGAAGACTGAACCGTAAATGGATAATTTAAGTGTAGTTTGTCGGCTTCTTTTTCTGATTGGGCTTATCTTGAATGTAAAAGTGGCTGAtcgaaagcaaaaaaaaaaataacacgtGACCCCTTAACAATCTAAACTGCATTTTGTTATGTGCTGTCATTATCTTCAACAGCAACAAGTAATTCGAAAACCCACTAGAGTTTGTAATCTAATGCTTTCTTTATAATAATCAACATGTGAGGTTATCGATTGCTGTGGATTGTAGCAAAGGTAAGGCATGGAAATAATTTAAATCAAATGGGTTGTCACATGGTAAATGGTCTGCCATGAATGTCTACTTTTGGTTCCACTAATAATTGATCAATCACTTTATCATTGATAAAATGGAGAGTTGAAACAGAACTGCAGCAGGTTCACGAAAAAAAATAAGAGAGAGAATAGAGAGAGAAAAAGTTACGGGTCATGGTGATGATGCTCGATAGTGGTGGTGTTTTGGGTTCACATAGAAAATAGAAGAAGAAACACAAAAAGTTGCAGCGGTTTTCTTGTTGCTATGGCGGCCAAGCATGATAGAGGGTGGTTTCGTTCGAAGTTTATGATCATATAACAGCAGTTCTCGAAATAAGATGATAGTAATAATGGTGGTTATGGTAGTTATCATGGTGATTTCGGTGTTGGGCAAAATCAGAAACAAGTTGAGGAGTTTATAGTGATTCACGATGATTCAAAGCTAAGAAAACAAAGTGCAGTAGTAGCAATAAGTGTCGAGTGAATTGAGGTTGCACGAGATGGTTTGAGTGTGTGATGGTTCATGGCTCTAAATGAAAAGAAGAGAATATATTAAATCGATTGTGGCACTCAGCGGTTAAGCGAATAGTTTATAGTAGTGAGGTAGTAATGGTTGTTAATGGTAGTTCATGAGGAAAAGAAGGAGAGAGAGTGAAGATAATGGTGTGATTGAAGGTTTGATAATGTAACGTCGACTGTTATCAATTAACATTGAATGTGATCGCTTATAATATGAATTGAGGTTGAGAGAATGATTCCCACATGAAGATAAAACAAAGAGCAAAAGAAATAAACAGATAAAGATTTTAATTGTTTCGTACAAATTAGAGACTTTTTTGTCcaataaatttaatttttttttgtatagGTGATCAACTCGTCTGGTAACCAGGATTGATATAGATAACAAAATTGAAAAAGTTGATTAAGATAGGGAACTGAATCCATGATAATATATTAGTGTTTATTCTTGTataaatatttgtatatatgtattaaatacaatatttatatatctgattaaatatctatttatataagtgtattttatacatatgtatttatatatctgttaatataatatgtatatatttatatctgtgtttataaagtatataatcaatatttatactgattaataaaaaaaattgtaattataatacttattattaaataTAGAAgtagaattactaataataatattaaatatagaaatacttataataataataaaagtaaaaatataatgatattagtaataataatataacaaatcaattgtttcaaattaaattaataatactgatattaataatatttatgagagtaataatattaacataataattatgttttaacttgagtaatatattaattatgtaatatttaataatcatatactaatttttattgaatgtttattatttataaattttatatttattacaatatacatataataataattatatatagaaatcatatatgtttatatatgatttattttaaaatacacataattattttatatcttatttttacatatttcatttttatgtttaagttatattttataatttcaaattactatatatacctacattcatttatatatatatatatatatatatatatatatatatatatatatatatatatatatatatatatatatatatatacaatttttatttacaattcaattgttcgtgaatcgtcggaaatagtcaaaggttaaatgaatacatgaatacagttcaaagtttttgagatttcaacattacagactttgcttatcgtatcgaaatcagttaaagattaagtttaaatttggtcgaaaatttccgggtcgtcacagtacctacccgttaaagaaatttcgtccggaaatttgagtgaggtcgtcatagttaACCATAAAAAtactttcatgatgaatatgagctgataaatagagttttattactatagagtaatatagattaaacaattcggttacttgaagcgtatgagtgaagctatcacacaaTAGTGAAATGAGAGATTAAAGATTTGTCTTATCTTCTGATGTCGTCTtggttgctctgtcggatatttcactatatatccaccctcttcgtttcatttatattttgaagttccatcccttttgttttcctcttcccgactttaagtcaagcgaataatgatccagaattcatagatatgaatttcgaaatgaacatagttaatgttccaagaaaaaGATggcaatagcacgatcttgattcgtcaaattaccagaattcaaaagaaagatagaactatcaagaaaatatgttcttgatatgtttagagattaggtagaatgtaagagtcgtgtaacatggcacctgatgacggtatggtctgtgaatcatcacgttccattagaaactcaacatgacttactgtaatataatcacgttaatcaagtgtcattatattatactaactcatgcatcaatttccaacactacttcaaaatcattcataattcaaactcaaattttaaagaaatttagaaactaaagtagtttcctttatgatgtaatgtagatagcacgaagagataattaatttcgaacgagaatatttatgaaaatatcttcagaaatatcgaagatatttatgatgatatgttggaatttctaagttcgatggttgatgaagaaagatttttccgtaGGGTTTTAACataagtacggagcaagatatttgttgaaggtttcattcgatccagaattacctagattctttgaatatatggtatggtacttgtatttggctttggtctccttcgtggtttgctcaatctgtttttcagtaccaaattttctatcgagcgttcctaacactcccttctttatcatcaaacttttggccgtttagaccatatacaatttttatgtttcctttgcatttaatgctatgatatctgaatcatcggttataaatccgaggtggtttcaggaggattatgtttttagatgattaaacgctgatggtaataagatggaatataaaaggttttctagtaacaataaaagagcacgcatattgtagtgacccgaacttttccatgtttatatatatattaaatgaaattgttatttacatgattaagtgtttccaacatgttaagcaatcaaacttgttaagacttgattaattgaagtaggtttcatatagacaattgaccacccaagttgaccggtgattcgcgaacgttaaaacttgtaaaaactatacgatgacttatatatggttatatatatagttaaaatgattttattataagtatgtatctcattaggtattttaacaatgagttatatacataaaaatgagactattaatttaagaaactcgaaaacgatatatataacgattatcgttataccaacgtcttactaggtacatatgaatcatattaatatattgatacacttggttaattatgttaaatgataagtaaatatattattaagtgtattaacaatgaaatacatatgtaaaaataagactactaacttaatgatttcgaaacgagacatatatgtaatgattatcgttgtaacgacatttaactgtatatatatcatactaagatatattatatatcataatatcatgataatataacaatttaacatctcatttgttataataaataatgggttaacaacattcaacaagatcgttaacctaaaggtttcaaaacaacatttacatgtaacgactaacaatgacttaacgactcagttaaaatgtatatacatgtagtgttttaatatgtattcatacacttttgaaagacttcaatccacttatcaaaatgcttctacttaacaaaaatgcttacaattacattctcgttcagtttcatcaacaattctactcgtatgcacccgtattcgtactcgtacaatacacatcttttagatgtatgtactattggtatatacagtccaatgatcagctcttagcagcccatgtgggtcacctaacacatgtgggaaccatcatttggcaactagcatgaaatatctcataaaattacaaaaatatgagtaatcattcatgacttatttacatgaaaacaaaattacatatcctttatatctaatccatacaccaacgaccaaaaacacctacaaacactttcattcttcaattttattcatctaattgatctctctcaagttctatcttcaagttctaagtgttcttcataaattccaaaagttctagtttcataaaatcaagaatactttcaagtttgctagctcacttccaatcttgtaaggtgatcatccaacctcaagaaatctttgtttcttacagtaggttatcattctaatacaaggtaataatcatattcaaactttggttcaatttctataactataacaatcttatttcaagtgatgatcttacttgaacttgttttcgtgtcatgattctgcttcaagaacttcgagccatccaaggatccgttgaagctagatccattttctcttttccagtaggtttatccaaggaacttaagatagtaatgattttcataacatcattcgattcatacataaaaagctatcatattcgaagtggtaaacttgtaatcactagaacatagtttagttaattctaaacttgttcgcaaataaaagttaatccttctaacttga includes these proteins:
- the LOC139854417 gene encoding uncharacterized protein, whose product is MKPNGVSAAVEEDEPSWMTPIVEFLNTGTLPIDSTEIRKIKMKAPMYLLDKGILYRKSFLGPHLRCLNPTQAESIIREVHEGMCALHPGHKTVASKIMWLEYYWPSMYRDVMEVRRKCNLFSDWCQELNIKQTFTSVAHPQANGQCEVTNRDIVLGMKARLGLCRSGWIDELPNVLWAHCTTPKGATNETPFSLVYESEAVIPVEINVPTMRILSFDESSNSEELCENLNLVEERREMAAIKEAINKQRIESYYNKCVQPLSFQLDDLVWRKNEASRAEDTGKLGPKWEGSYM